ACCGGCCGTGTGCGATCTCGGCGGCGGCCTGCGTGAGCTCGCGCAGCGGACGGGTCATCCGGCCGGCCAGATACGTCGCCACGCCGAGGGCGCCGAGCAGCACGGCGGCGAGGCCGAGGACGAGCCGGTGCTCCATCTCGCGGATCGGCCGGAACGCCTCGTCGAGCGGCTCCATCACGAGCGCGAGCCAGTCGAACTTCAGGTAGTCGCCCCGCTCGTACCCGACGAGCACGGCCGCGTCCTCCGGGGAGAGAAACCCGCGAACGCGCTCGGCGGGGATCTGCCCGGCGAGACGCTGCCCCGCGGCGCGTCGCAGGTCGCGCTCGCGGGCATCGATCCCGTCGTGCCACGTCGCGCCCAGCATCGTGCCGTGGCGGTCGAGCAGGAGGAGGTCGACCGTCAGCCCGTGCGGGACGAGGGTGCGCCGGATGCGGTCGGCGACGCTCATCGCGTCTCCCCAGTCGTACCGCGCCAGCAGCGCGCCGATGGGCGCCCCCGAGCCAGCGACGTCACGGATCGGGACGGCGATCTCGACCGTCTGGTCGGATCCGTCGTCGAGCGGGCCCGGCCCCGCCAAGAACTCCTCCCCCGCGAGCGCCGCGCGGACCCACGCCTGGTCGGCCAGCATCCCGCCGATCTCGCTCGGGTCGGTCGCCGCGACCACGCGCCCGGTGCGGTCGGTGCACACGAGCGCCCGGTAGGGCGACGCCTCGTGCTGCAGCGCCAGGAAGAAGCGGGTCACCCGCTTGTCGACGTCGCCGACGAGCACGTCGCGCATGACGTCCTGGCGGGCCCACCCGCGCACGCTGGCGCGCGCGTCGGCGAGCACCGTCGCGATCTCCTCGAGCGCGTCGTGCGCCACCTCCGCGAGCTGCCGGCCGGTCGCACGCCCGAGCGCGTCGCGCGCGCGATCGAGCGTGATGAGCGCGATGAGCGCACCGGGCACGAGGACGAGCAGGAGCGAGAAGAGCTGCAGCTTCCCGCGCAGCGAACGCAGCGAGAACCACGGCGTCAACGGTTGCGGGTCGTTCGCCCGTCGCGTAGGGTGCGCCACCTCGCCGCTCGACCGTCTGATGCTGGAGTCCATCGAGGCAGTCAAGGGACGCCGCCGCGTCAGCGGGCGCGCTCTAGCCGGCACGGTGCTGCTCGTCGCCCTGCTGGCGTCGTCGGTATACGCGGCCGATCCGCCCGCCGCGGCCTCCGGAGCCGACGTCGCGCTCGTCAGCTGGCCGACGCCGATCGGAGACGTGCGTTACCTGCCGGGACAGGGCCTGCACCTCGGCGACACGCACCTGACGCTCGGCGGCTATTCGAACGTGAACCTCGTGCGCGACGAGGGGTCTCCGGCGCTGCTGAAGCTCGACGATCTCAGCCTCTTCGTCATCTGGGATCCGCTCGCGCGCCTGCACATCTTCTCGGAGCTCGAGTTCGAGGACCTGGTCCAGGTCGACGGTGACGGGCAGTGGGGAAACCCCGATTATCAATTCACCGCCGAGCGGCTCTACGGCGACCTCGCCGTGTCGGACGCGGTCAGCATCCGCGTCGGCAAGTTCCTCACGCCGGTCGGGCGCTGGAACGTCATCCACGCGCAGCCGCTCGTGTGGACGACGTCGCGTCCACTCGTCACCGAGGTGCCGTTCGATCCGCACACGACCGGCGCGATGGTGTTCGGCACGCTGTTCCCGGGCGCGAACACGCTCACCTACGAGCTTTACGGCCAAGCCACCAACCAGCTCGATCCGACGCCGACGTCGCACCCCGCCGATCGCAGCGGCGGGGGGCGCCTCGAATACAGTGCATGGCCCGGCTGGAGCATCGGGGCGTCGTACCTGGCGGCGGAGGACCACGGCGCGTGGCGCTATCTCGGCGGCGTCGACGGGCTCTACCAGCGCGATCGCTTCGAGGTCATGGGGGAAGCCGTCGTCCAGGACGGCGAGCAGCGTACCGACGCGGTGTGGGGCCTCTACCTCCAGGGCGTCGTCGAGACGCTGCCGAATCTGTACGTCGTCGGACGCTACGAGCATTGGGATCCGTGGGACAGCGGACGAGCGAGCGACCTCTTCGTCGGCGGCCTCGCCTACAAGCCCTATCCGTGGCTCGTCCTGAAGGCCGAGTACCTGGCCGCCGACCATCCCGTCGACGAGTCGCCACCCGGCTTCAAGTCGTCGATTGCGATCCTGTTCTGACATGCGGCGGCTGGTTGCACTCCTCGTGGTGGGACTGGCGCTCGCGAGCATCGCGGCGGGACGCTCGGGGGACCCCGCGTTGGTCGTGGTCGTCCATCCGGACCGCACGGACACGCTCGCGATCGAGGACGTCCGGCGCATCTATCTCGGCCAGCGGCGCTTCTGGGACGACGGATCCGCGATCGTCGCGCTGAACCTTCCGTCGGGAAGCGCGCTCCGGGAGCGGTTCTCGCAGCGCGTGCTCCACGCCGACAGCGCCGAGCTCACCGCCTACTGGAACGAGCAGTATTTCCACGGCGTCTTTCCGCCGACCGTCCTGTCGTCGAGCGACGCGATCAAGCGCTACGTGGCGTCGGACCCGAAGGCGATCGGCTATCTGGAGGCGTCGGACGTCGACGCAACCGTGCGCGTCGTGCTGCCGCTCGAGTGAACGGGGAGCCCGGCCGGCACCAGGGGGTGGTGCCGGCCGGTGAGCCGCCGGGGGGTTGGCGCGACGGCTCGGGGGGTACTCGGCGCAACGGAGTCTTCAGTCGCCGCCACCTCCGCCGAGTGAGCAGAGGCTGCTCAGATATCGGCCGAGCTTGGTGAGCTGCGAGCCCGCGAGCGACGGGAACGCCGGCATCCCTTCGGCGCCGCCGCGCACGGCCTCGCCGAGATCGCCTCCCTCGCTGCAGCGGACGTTCGGACCGAAGACGCCGTCGGCGTTGCGTCCGCCGCCCGCGGTCGGGCCGTGGCAGCTCGCGCAGTTGGAGGCGTAGAGGTCCGCGCCGCTGCCGCTGCACAGGCTGCGGAGGTAGTCGGCGATCGTCGTGAGCTGGTCCTGTGGAAGGTCGGTAGTCGAGAACGCGGGCATCGCGCTCGGCCCCGAGCCCCGGCCGTTGCGGACGGCGTCGGTGAGCAGGCTGCGCACGGTGCAGCGGACGTCGGTCGCGCCCGCCAGTCCGGCTCCATCCGCACCGTGACAGCCGGCGCAGCGCGCGGCGTAGAGGTCGGCTCCCGTCCCGCCCCCCGTGGGCGTCGTCGAGCAATTCGCCTGCGCGACGAGATCGACCCACTGCGCGAGGATCTGCGCCTGGGTGCTGCCCGCGGTGAGCTGACGGCCACCGCCGTGCGGGACGGCGTCGAGCGGCTTGGTGAGGAGCAGCGAGGACGTCGGAGCGGACTGATCGATCACCAGCACCGTGGCTCGCGCGGTCGCGGCGGGATCGCCGCGCACCACGCGCAGGCGGGTCGCCTGCGCCTGTCCACCCGCCGCGTGGCATGCGGAGCAGACGGGGACGAGGACCTGGTCCATCACCTGCGAGGTGAAGAACTGCTGATTCTGCGTGAAGACGGCATCGCAGGCCGAACCGTCGCCGGTCGCCACCCGGCGCGTCAGCGTGAGCCGGCCCTTCGCGCGCGTTCCGGCGACACGCACCCGGGCCCTGCCGGCGACGCCGCTCGCGTTGAGGGTGCCGCGTACGACGAGCCGGGCGCCGGTCGAGCTGCTCCCGATGAGACGAATGCGCGTGCCGCGAAGCTTGCCCTGCACGAGGTAGGTACCGGCGAGCGTCGGGTCCGTCGCGCCGAGCACCACGGTGCCACTCAGCACCCCGGCCGCGTCGGTGAGCGCGGCGGCTACGTCGAACGTCTGCGACGGCCGCGCCACCCGGAGCTGGCCCGCGTACGAGCCGGTGAGGCTCGTCGCCGCGACTGCCGGAGCGACCAGCGCCACCGCGAGAACCAGCGACCGTGCGACGCGGACCGCAAGAGCACTCCGTACCGACATGCCGGCAATGACGAGCAAGGACGATGCCGCGCCGATTCGCCGGGACTGGCCAACCGCATCGGGCTGGCGCGTTCCGATCACTGCAACCGTTTGCAGTCGCGCTGCAACGGACTGCGTGAACCGTCGTGCCCGTGCGGGACGAAATGCAACGATTACCCGCGCGACGTGAAGCCCGCATGAAGGCATACCCCTTGCTCGATTCCTCCCGTGCAAGCAGGTTGCAGCGTCATCGGTGTGCTCACGGAAGAGGTGGGATGAGTCTTCGACGCTTCGTGATTTCGATCTGCATCAGCGCGATGGGTGTGGCGGCGCTCGCTCGTCACGCGCACGCGGACGACGCCGCCGGCAGTCTCGGCGGCGGAGGGACGGCGCACGGCGACATCTCCAAGACTGCGGGCGAGACGGATCGCATCTCGCTCGATCTCGACGAGGGCGCGACGTTGCAGCTCACGTTCCACGCCGCCTTCGTCGCGAGCCTCGCGCTCACCGATCCCGACGGCACACCCCTCGATCTCGCATTCCCGGGCGGTTCCCGACTGCGGACGAACCTTCCCGTGCAGAAGACGGGAACCTACGAGCTCGCGATCGCGTCGACGGACGGATCGCAGGGACTCTATACCGTGATCGCGAAGCAGAAATGGGCGCGCGCGCTCGCCATCCAGGGGACGGGCGAGCAGATCGTCGGCGTTCCGATGCCGGCGAATTCGCGCCTCGGCTGCGTGGTCGGCGCCTCCCAGGGAGCGTCCGGCCTGCCGCAGGTGGCGCAGCTCGAGGATCCGGACGGCGCTTCGATTCTCGCGGCGGCGATCGAGCCCCGCGGACGCGTCGCGCGGCTCGCACCGACGGCCACGGCCGCCGCCGGCGTCTACCACCTCACGATCGCGCCGACCGACGGGTCGAGCGGCTGGTCGGGAAGAGTCACCCGCTTCGTGCCGCGCGTCGCGCCGACGTCGCTGCGGATCACGAACGGGCTCGACGAGATCTCCTTCCGCGCCGACGGCGTGGGGAGCTTCTTCGCGCATCGGTGCGCGTCCTGCCACGGCTGGGCGGCGTCGTACGGCGGCGTGCGGCGGTACGCGCGCGTCGCGCTCGGGAGGATGGCGGGCGGCAGCATGCCGCCCGGCGGCGGTCTCGCGCCCAGCGACCTCGGCCTCGTGAAAGGCTGGATCTCGACCGGAATGAAACCATAGGAGGACATCGGGAGATGACGACCACGGAACGGATTGCAGCGGCCACCTTCTTTTTGCTCGCGGTGCTGCCGCTGCGTCCGACGCAGGCCCAGATCGCCGGCTCGTTCGACGGCACCTTGTCGGGAAAGAAGATTCCCCAGACGCTCGCCGCGTCGGCGACGTTCTCGCAGGTGGGCAGCCAGGTCACGGGGACGATCGCCCTGCCGATCGATCTCGCGAAGTTCGGCGGCGCCTACCTCTTGCAGGGCAAGGCGACGCCGAAGCGCATCAAGGTCTCCGGCGGCGGTGGAACGGGCGGCTTCCTGCGCTGGACCGCGAAGATCTCGGGCACGACGCTCAAGGGTAACGTCAAGATCAAGGCGCCGGGTGGAAAGCTCGTGGGCAGCCTCGCCTTCACGCAGAACCCGCCCTTCGCGACCGACGGCTCGAGCTGCGACGCCGTCTACGATCAGAACAAGACGCTCTTCGACGATCAACTGATGACGAGCGTCTTCAGCCTCTGCGGGACCTGCCATGCGCCCGGCTTCCAGGCGGCCGCGACACGTTTGCACATCGATGCGGTCGACCCGCGCGCGACGGCCCGCCTGGTCGCGCTATTCGTCGACAGTGCCAACCCGACGGCGTCGCGAATCGTCCAGAAGCCGCTCGACCTGGTGCCGCACGGCGGCGGCGCACAGTTCGCGCCGGGCGGCACGGAGGACATGCTGCTCGAGCAGTGGGTGGGGCTCGTCGCGGCGGCGCACTGCAACTGACGCTCGTGGCGCCACCGGCGCGCTTGGACACTCGGCGGAAAATGGAGTAACCGGGACGAACCGCGCGTCATGCGGTGGTGGGGTGGAGCATGCGGAGTGGTGGGGCGGCGCTGTTCGCGGTCTGCGTGTTCGCTTGGTCGACCCAAGCGGCCAATTTCGTCGTCACGACCACGGGTGACAGCGGCGTCGGTTCACTTCGAGATGCCATCACCAGCGCCAACGGTGCGCCGGGCGCGGATACGATCTCGTTCAACCTGGCCGGTTGTCCCTGCGTCGTCTCGCTCGCCACGCCGCTCGGCATCACCGATCCGCTGACCATCGTTGGTCCGGGCCAGACGAGCCTCGCCATCGATGGCGGGACCACCGTGCAGGCGATCCAGACGGGCGCCGTGGCGGTCGCCATTTCGGACCTGACGATCCGGAACGCCCACAGCGCCGGGTCCGGCGGCGGCATCGACGCCGCGGGTCCGCTCACGCTGACGCGGGTGACGCTGCAGGGCAATACGGCGGCCCAGAGCGGGGGCGGCGTGTTCGCCGCCCAGGACGTCACGATCGTCGACAGCGTCTTCGACGGAAACACGGCCACCGCCATGTTCGGCGGCGGTCTGTATGCAGCCGGGTCACTCTCGATCACGGGGAGCAGGTTCGCGAACAACACCACCGCGACGATGCAGGGCTACCGCGGGGGCGGGGGCCTGATAGCGCTTGGTGTCACTGCGATTTCCACGACCGAGTTCATCCACAACACGACGGCCGACTGGGGCGGGGGCGCGTACATCGCCGATTTCGTGAGCGTGCAGCCGACCTCGACGGTGCTCACCGACGTGCGGTTCACGAACAACACCGCGCAGTCGGGCGGTGGAGGCGGGCTCTTCATGTGGTATCAGGCTGTCCTCGATTCGGTCGAAGTGACCGACAACTACGCTGGGTACCGCGGGGGCGGCGTATACAGCGGATTCGCCGGGAACAACCGAGTCACAATGAACGGCGGTCGGCTGCTCCGGAACTCGGGCGCCGGCGGCGGTGGCCTCTACAGCGACGGCGACATCACGATCGACGGCACGCAGATCGTCGGCAACACGTCGCGCAGCAACAACGGCGGCGGGGCCTGGACGCCGCTGAACGCGACCGTCTCGAACGCGTTCGTCAGCTTCAACGTCGTCCTGATGGGCGGCAACAGCGGTGGGATCGATACGGGGACCAGTCTCACGATCACCGATTCCATCGTGTCGGACAATCAAACGATGACCGGCAGCGGGGGAGGTACCGGCGCGGGTGCCGATGCGACCGTGACGGGCTGCCAGTATCTCCGCAACACCGCCTCGAACCTGGCCGGCGGCGTGCTGGCGTTCGGCGATGCGCACCTCACCGGCAGCACGTTCGACGGCAACACGGCCGAGAACAACTGGGGCGGCGCTTCGTTCGGCGGACTGGCGGTGGTCGCGACCGACACCATGTTCCTGCGCAACACGAGCCGCTACGCCGGTGGGGCGCTCGCCTCGCAGAGCGGCACCATCCAGGTGATGGGTGGTCGGTTCGAGAGCAACCGCGCCGTGCTCGGCGGTTGGGGTGGTGCCATCTACTGCGGTGGCCCCACGGTCACCGTCGACGACGCCCTGTTCATCACCAACTCCGCCGACGTCAACGGCGGCGCCATCGCCGCAAACGCCACCGCCATCTCCGGCGCGACGTTCGTCGGCAACCAGGCGAACACGGGTGGCGGGTTGCTCCAATTCGCCGGTGGGACGATCGACAACACCCTCTTCGCCCGCAACCACGCCGTCGGCGGCCAGGGCGAGCAACTGTGGCTCGGGAACGGCGGCAGCATCCGGCACTCGACGTTCGCGTCGAGCCTCGCCCTGCCGGGGTCGGCGATCTACGTGAGCAGCGGCGCCGTCACGCTGCTCGACAGCATCCTCACCTCGCACGGCGTCGGTCTCAACAACGACACGGGCACCGTGACGGCGGACTACAACCTCTTCGACGGCAACACGTCCGACACGCAGGGTGGCGGCATCACGAACGGCCACCCCGTCGCAGGCACCCCGCTCTTCGTCGATCCGATGAGCGACGACTATCATCTGCAGCCGGGCTCCGCGGCGATCGACGCCGGCCCCGGCGTCGGTGTCACGACCGACATCGACGGCGATTCGCGCCCGCTGGGCGCCGGGTTCGATCTGGGATGCGACGAGGCCATCCCGCCGCCGACCACGACGACGACCTCGACCACGAGCAGCACCTCGACGACCTCGTCGACCACGAGCTCGACCAGCACGACCACGCTCGTCCCGACGACGACGAGCAGCACCAGTACGACGACGACGAGCAGCAGCACCAGCACGTCCACGTCGACGAGCACCACGACGAGCGCGCCGACGTCGACCACCACGACGGCGACCGTCCCCGCGAGCACCACCACGACGCTGCCGGCGCAGCTTCTCTCGGGCAAGAAGCTACTGTTGAAGGCGACCCTCTTGAACCTGCTCTCGAAGGACAGCTCGGTCACGCTGGGAGCCGGCCCGAGCAGCGCCGACGACCCCACGGAGGAGGGGGGCCAGTTGCGCGTCGTTGCCTCCGGTGATGGCGGCTTCGACGAGACCTACCCCCTGGCGACCTCGGGGTGGCGCTACATCTCGAAGAAGAAGCCGGCCAACGGCTACACCTTCGCCAAGGGCAACCCCATCAAGAGCATCTCGATCAAGCCCGGCAAGGGGATCAAGATCGTCGGCAAGGGTTCTGCACTCGGGATCGGGCTTGCGTCGGATCCGCGGCCCGTACTGATCGAGCTTCGCCTGGGTGGTGCGCGGTACTGCATGGGATTCGGCGGCAGCATCGAGTTCACCGCCGGGAAGAAGTACCTGGCGAAGAATTCGACCGCCGCCGACGCCGCCTGCCCGCCGTGAGCCCTGGACGGCGAAGGCTCGCATGATCGACCGTCAACGGGCGCTGCACTTCGCTGGCGAATGGATCGCGGCGTGGAACGTCTTCCACCCTCCGCGCATCGCCGTCGTGTTCGGCGACGATGGGTTGGTCGCCAAGAGCGCCGCGACGTATGCCTGACCGCCCAGCGAGACGGCGGGTACGACGTCAGCGCGCGAAGAGCTTCCGGTCGTGCTCGAGCTGGGTGCCCGGCTTGTAGAACCGCTCGAACCACGCCGGGAAACCGCTGATCGTCCTCGGCTTGCGCAGCTTGAGCGGCGGCGGCTTCTTCTTGTCCTTCGCCGCCTTCTTCGCGTCCTTCATGGTCGTGCGGAAGTGGAGGTGGTCGAACACGCGCACCGCCTCGATCGCGTAGCCGGTCGCCACGCGACAATCCTCGATCATCACCAGATTGTCGCCGTTCTTGGTCTCGGCCGTCTTCGAGAGATTCGAGGAACCGGTGTAGACCTTGGCGGTCGGCAGGCTGAAGTCGGTCACCACGAACTTGTGATGGATGTTGATGCCCTTGCCGCCCGACCACTCGCCCTTGAACGGCTCGGGTGCGTGGTCGGCGAGGTACTCGAAGTCGACGGTGCCGATCGAGCCGTCGGGTTTGTGGACGTTCAGCTTCCCGGTGGTGTTGACGACGCCGTAGCTGAAGAGCGGCTTCGTCGCGAGGGCGTCGATCGCGGTTCGCACCGGGCCGGAGGTCTGCGAGAGGAAGGCGATCGAGAAGAAGACCGATGAGGTCGCCTGCTCGATCGCGGCGCCGAGCGGCGTCAGTGTGAGGTCGTCGCTCGGATGCGGAGAGAGGCCGAACGTGAGCGGCGGCTTGCCGTCGACCTTCGCCAGATTCCACTTCGCGGCGAGGGCGGTCTTCGAATAGCCGGCGGGGTTCGCGAAGGCGAGGTCGAAGAGCTGACCGAACAGCGCGGCGGCCGGCGCGGCCCGGCAGACGAGCACGTTGTTGGCCTGGATGTAGAGGCCGCGGAAGCTGAAATTGGTCGAGCCGAAGAGCACGCGGTCCGGCGTCCCGTTCTTGCGCACGAGGAAGACCTTGTTGTGCTGCAGGCTCGAGAAGTGCGTGCGGTGGACGTGGTCGGCGCCGGCCGACGCCTTGAGGCGCTTGGCCGCCTTCGACTCCGCGCTCGTCGCGGGACGGTGCTCGCCCGAGTCGTCGATGATGGCGCGGAGCCGCGACCCGAACTGCTCCAAGCGGACCAGGATGTCGGGCTCGTTCAGATCGTACGCGAACACGTCGATCGTCACCGTCGGATCGGCGAGCGCCTCGTCGAGGAACCCGAAGAGCAGGTCGTACGCCTCGAAGCCCAGCCACCGATAGACGTCCTTCATCTTGGGATCCGAGAGCTTCTGGAACTCGAGGCCCTTCGAGACCGTGGCCGGGATGACGTTCGGATTGTTGCCGAAACGCTCGGCGTAGGCCTGCGAGGACGCGAAGTTGCGGGTGAAGCCGACGTCCAGGAAGCCGTCGTACGTCACCGGGTCGAGCGAGATGTCGAGCTCGATCGCCGTGCCCTTCTTCAAGACGTCGTCCTGCGGCATGTGCATCTTGGTGACGCGGTAGCGGTAGGTGCCGGCCTTCGGATCGTGCGGGAAGTGCACCCAGCGGAACTTCTGGAAGGGCGCATCGAGCGAGGAGAACAGCCTGGCGCCCGTCACCGCCACGGCGGTCGGCTTGTCGTAGGAGAAGGCGATGCGGTTGGGGAGCGGCTGGAAGTCGGCCGCGCCCGGCGCCTTCGACTCGATGGCGAAACCCACGAGGTCGGCCTCGGGCTGGTCGACGTCCATGCCGACCAGACACATCCGCTCGCCGCGCCAGAGCTTCACGGAGTAGCCGTCCTTGCTGTCCTGGTTGGTGAAATCGTTCGCGCTCATGACGCCGCCACGGAGCAAACGGCGGACCGCGTCCCGTCCTTCGGAATCGGTCGCTCGCGGGGACCCCTCTGACCACCGCAGTGGACGTGGTGTCCGGCCGAGGCGACACACCCGGCAGAGGCCGACCCCCGCGCGAGGTCGAAACCTACGCTCGCGGGTACGGAAACCCCGGCAGAGGCTGGGTCGGCTCGATGTCGTGGAACTTCGAGAGATCGATCGTGGTGACGTCGCCCTGCTCGCTCATGACGTCGGTCAGGCGGTAGCCCCAGACGACCTGGCGGGCCGAGTAGCGATGCATCGCGTGGATCGTCTGCATCCAGGTGTCGTCCGTGCCGCTCACCGCGACGAGGAGCTCGGCCCCGGCGCTCTCCAGCGACTCGGGCGTGTCCCGGAAGAGTGGGCTCGTCTCGTCGACCACGTGGAGGACGTTCCACGAGCGCGTGAGATCGAGACGATCACGCGTGAGCGTGAGGTCGGTCGTGCGATAGAAGTCGCGGCCTTCGGTCGTCCGCTCGGTGCGCATGATCGAGACCCGGACGTGCGCTTCGAAGATGTGGTTCGTCCGGCGATTGCCGATGCGAAACGCCAACGTCGGCACGCCGTTCATCGGCGAGAGCACGACGTTGCGCGAGAACATCAGGCGCGCCGTCGGGCGCGAGAACTTGGCGAACACGAGGCCGGTGGCCAGCGCCGTCAGCACGAGCCCCACCGTCGACTCGACCACGACGAGCAGGTTCGCCCCGTCGGTCGCGGGGTACATCGAGCCGTAGCCGATCGTGCCCATGGTCTGGACGCTGAAGTAGAAGGCGTCGCGGAGCGAGCCTGGCCGTGCATGCTCGACTCCGCCGATCGCGAGGTAGGCGCACGCGAAGAGGAGGTTCGCCGCGCAGTAGCCGGCCGCGATGAAGCCGATGGTCGCCGGCCAGGAGAGCCGGAGCAGCGCGTGGTAGAAGTCGCGCAGCGGCGTCGCGGCGCCCCGACGACGCGGACCTCGTAGTCGACGGGATCGTAGGGTTCTTTGGGTCTCGGCACGCGGGTCGAGTTTCGCCGAGTCGGGGCGGTAGTGCCACCCGTCGGTCAGCGGATCGAGCACCCGATACGTACCGCCACGGCGGGCGCACGACCGCTGGCGTGCGCCTCGACGACATGACAAGACGCGGTCGCTGCGATGCCACCCGACGCAATCGTGAAGGCGGTGATCGGCGGGGCGCTCATCGGTGCGGCCGCGACCGGGCTGCTCCTGTTCAACGGTCGGATCGCCGGCATCTTCAGCGGCCTTCTTCCTCCCTGGGGAAAGGATACGCCCTGGCGGCTGGCGTTCGTCGCGGGGCTCTTGTCCGGCGGCGCGCTCGTCCTGTCGATCGATCCCGGCGCGTTCGGCCCGACGATCCCGCGCTCCGTCGGCCGCCTCGCTGCGGCCGGGCTCCTGGTCGGGGTTGGAACCCGGATCGGCAACGGCTGCACCAGCGGTCACGGCGTGTGCGGACTTGCCCGCCGCTCACGACGCTCGCTCGCAGCCACTCTGACCTTCATGACCACCGGGGCTCTCACGGTCTACGTCGTGAGGCACGTCGTCGGAGCGTCCCTCCCATGACCTTCGTCAGCGCGTTCGCGTTCGGGATGCTGTTCGCGGTCGGACTCGGTCTGTCGGGCATGACGAATCCGGCGAAGGTCGTGGGCTTCCTCGACGTCACCGGAGCATGGGATCCCACGCTGGCATTCGTCATGACGACCGCGGTGACGGTGACCTTCGTCTCGTTCCGGCTGGTTCTGGCACGTCCCGCGCCGATCCTTGCGCCCGGGTTCTCGCTGCCGAAGCACCAGCGCGTCACCGGGAGCCTCGTGGGCGGCGCCGCGCTGTTCGGGATCGGCTGGGGGCTCTCGGGCTACTGTCCTGGGCCCTCGCTGGTCGCGCTGGTGACGGGATGGCCGGCCGTCCTGGTGTTCGTCGCGTCGATGGCCGTCGGGCTCGAGCTCGGCTCGCTCGTACCGGGCACGCCGTCTCCACCCGAGCGCGAGATCGGGGCGCCCGCCGCGGCGTCGGTCGCGACCGCCCCATGACTTCAGCCCTCGCGTTCCGGCGGCGCCGTCTCGACCACCGAGGCGGCGCCATCGTTCATCGCCGCCGCCGCGCACGACATCCGCGCCACCCGGCGGAGTCGACACACGTGCCCGTGACGGTCCGCCTTCTTTTGCCGATTCTCGCCACACTCGCCGCGTCGGTGCCCGCTGCGGCCGCCGCCGTCGTCGCGCCGCTCGTGGTTCGCGCCGTCGCACCGGTCGACCCGGTGCAGGGAGCGGACGCCCGCCTGCACCTCGCCTACGAGCTGCTGATCATGAACTTCGCCAGCTCGCAGGTGAGCCTCGACACGGTCGAGGCGCTGGACGCCGCCACGGAGACGGTCGTCGCACGCATGCAGGGTCCGGATCTCGGAGGCATGCTCCGGCTCGCGGGGGGCGCCGGCGGCACCGCGATCGGCGCCGGCGCGTCGGCGACCCTGTTCATGGACGTGTCGTTGCCGGCGGGCGCTCGCGCGCCGCGCGCGCTCTCGCACCGCTTTGCCATCACCGTGGCCCCGGGAGCGACGCCGCCGCCAGAGCCGGGCGACCGCGATCCGTCGCCGCCGGCCGCGAAGGCGATCACGTTCGTCGGTGCGCCGGTCGGCGTCGCGCAACGACGTGCGGTCGTGCTGTCTTCCCCGCTCCGCGGCCCGCGTTGGCTGGTCGCGAA
The sequence above is drawn from the Candidatus Eisenbacteria bacterium genome and encodes:
- a CDS encoding c-type cytochrome — encoded protein: MALVAPAVAATSLTGSYAGQLRVARPSQTFDVAAALTDAAGVLSGTVVLGATDPTLAGTYLVQGKLRGTRIRLIGSSSTGARLVVRGTLNASGVAGRARVRVAGTRAKGRLTLTRRVATGDGSACDAVFTQNQQFFTSQVMDQVLVPVCSACHAAGGQAQATRLRVVRGDPAATARATVLVIDQSAPTSSLLLTKPLDAVPHGGGRQLTAGSTQAQILAQWVDLVAQANCSTTPTGGGTGADLYAARCAGCHGADGAGLAGATDVRCTVRSLLTDAVRNGRGSGPSAMPAFSTTDLPQDQLTTIADYLRSLCSGSGADLYASNCASCHGPTAGGGRNADGVFGPNVRCSEGGDLGEAVRGGAEGMPAFPSLAGSQLTKLGRYLSSLCSLGGGGGD
- a CDS encoding ATP-binding protein — translated: MTPWFSLRSLRGKLQLFSLLLVLVPGALIALITLDRARDALGRATGRQLAEVAHDALEEIATVLADARASVRGWARQDVMRDVLVGDVDKRVTRFFLALQHEASPYRALVCTDRTGRVVAATDPSEIGGMLADQAWVRAALAGEEFLAGPGPLDDGSDQTVEIAVPIRDVAGSGAPIGALLARYDWGDAMSVADRIRRTLVPHGLTVDLLLLDRHGTMLGATWHDGIDARERDLRRAAGQRLAGQIPAERVRGFLSPEDAAVLVGYERGDYLKFDWLALVMEPLDEAFRPIREMEHRLVLGLAAVLLGALGVATYLAGRMTRPLRELTQAAAEIAHGRSPHARVVARSRDEIGQLAATFNGMAAELQRAQEDLLTAAKFAFVGEVAAGVAHEVRTPLGILRSSAQMLERSVPKDQPQTVELASMMIEEVDRLDRVVDGLLELARPHEPLVEPTSLQTVLERALEFVEAQAREKRIALVREFGAGPGMAQCDPEQIYQVALNLIVNALQILPAGGHIAVRTLPRRGNRVGFEVSDDGPGIAPEVRDRIFTPFFSLRAGGTGLGLALVQRVAHEHQGTVSVDSTVGRGTTFRVELPAAEAGA
- a CDS encoding choice-of-anchor Q domain-containing protein; the encoded protein is MRSGGAALFAVCVFAWSTQAANFVVTTTGDSGVGSLRDAITSANGAPGADTISFNLAGCPCVVSLATPLGITDPLTIVGPGQTSLAIDGGTTVQAIQTGAVAVAISDLTIRNAHSAGSGGGIDAAGPLTLTRVTLQGNTAAQSGGGVFAAQDVTIVDSVFDGNTATAMFGGGLYAAGSLSITGSRFANNTTATMQGYRGGGGLIALGVTAISTTEFIHNTTADWGGGAYIADFVSVQPTSTVLTDVRFTNNTAQSGGGGGLFMWYQAVLDSVEVTDNYAGYRGGGVYSGFAGNNRVTMNGGRLLRNSGAGGGGLYSDGDITIDGTQIVGNTSRSNNGGGAWTPLNATVSNAFVSFNVVLMGGNSGGIDTGTSLTITDSIVSDNQTMTGSGGGTGAGADATVTGCQYLRNTASNLAGGVLAFGDAHLTGSTFDGNTAENNWGGASFGGLAVVATDTMFLRNTSRYAGGALASQSGTIQVMGGRFESNRAVLGGWGGAIYCGGPTVTVDDALFITNSADVNGGAIAANATAISGATFVGNQANTGGGLLQFAGGTIDNTLFARNHAVGGQGEQLWLGNGGSIRHSTFASSLALPGSAIYVSSGAVTLLDSILTSHGVGLNNDTGTVTADYNLFDGNTSDTQGGGITNGHPVAGTPLFVDPMSDDYHLQPGSAAIDAGPGVGVTTDIDGDSRPLGAGFDLGCDEAIPPPTTTTTSTTSSTSTTSSTTSSTSTTTLVPTTTSSTSTTTTSSSTSTSTSTSTTTSAPTSTTTTATVPASTTTTLPAQLLSGKKLLLKATLLNLLSKDSSVTLGAGPSSADDPTEEGGQLRVVASGDGGFDETYPLATSGWRYISKKKPANGYTFAKGNPIKSISIKPGKGIKIVGKGSALGIGLASDPRPVLIELRLGGARYCMGFGGSIEFTAGKKYLAKNSTAADAACPP
- a CDS encoding phospholipase D-like domain-containing protein; the protein is MSANDFTNQDSKDGYSVKLWRGERMCLVGMDVDQPEADLVGFAIESKAPGAADFQPLPNRIAFSYDKPTAVAVTGARLFSSLDAPFQKFRWVHFPHDPKAGTYRYRVTKMHMPQDDVLKKGTAIELDISLDPVTYDGFLDVGFTRNFASSQAYAERFGNNPNVIPATVSKGLEFQKLSDPKMKDVYRWLGFEAYDLLFGFLDEALADPTVTIDVFAYDLNEPDILVRLEQFGSRLRAIIDDSGEHRPATSAESKAAKRLKASAGADHVHRTHFSSLQHNKVFLVRKNGTPDRVLFGSTNFSFRGLYIQANNVLVCRAAPAAALFGQLFDLAFANPAGYSKTALAAKWNLAKVDGKPPLTFGLSPHPSDDLTLTPLGAAIEQATSSVFFSIAFLSQTSGPVRTAIDALATKPLFSYGVVNTTGKLNVHKPDGSIGTVDFEYLADHAPEPFKGEWSGGKGINIHHKFVVTDFSLPTAKVYTGSSNLSKTAETKNGDNLVMIEDCRVATGYAIEAVRVFDHLHFRTTMKDAKKAAKDKKKPPPLKLRKPRTISGFPAWFERFYKPGTQLEHDRKLFAR